In Prescottella soli, a genomic segment contains:
- a CDS encoding aspartate aminotransferase family protein, translated as MTEATLYDRHRSVMPEWMSLYYEDPLEIVSGKGRHVVGGDGRTYLDFFGGLLATMVGHDIPEITEAIRAQAGRIMHSSTLYLIRAQVELAEKIAARAPIDDPRVFFVNSGSEAVETAFLLTSCAQSSNQVIALRGSYHGRSFGTVAATGIRGWSATSLSPLQVTYAHSGYKYRSPFGHLDDDAYTAACADELRTMIETSTSGNVACFIAEPVQGAGGFATPPDGFFLAMQEVLREYEIPFVSDEVQSGWGRTGRSWFGIEHYGVRPQAITFAKGLANGMSIGGVVAEESLMNSLTANSISTAGGNPMAMAAGNAVLDYIEDHDLQSNADRVGALLSDGLRAIGARCPLVGEVRGVGLMIGVELVLPGTKTPAVPATTAVLAEARAAGLLIGRGGLHGNVLRVTPPMTVTTEEAAEALATLETVLMKVSAAVDA; from the coding sequence ATGACCGAGGCCACGCTGTACGACCGGCACCGTTCCGTCATGCCCGAGTGGATGTCCCTGTACTACGAGGATCCCCTCGAAATCGTCTCGGGGAAGGGACGTCACGTCGTCGGAGGGGACGGACGCACCTATCTCGACTTCTTCGGCGGTCTGCTCGCGACCATGGTCGGCCACGACATCCCCGAGATCACCGAGGCGATCCGCGCCCAGGCGGGACGCATCATGCACTCCTCGACGCTCTATCTGATCCGCGCCCAGGTGGAGCTCGCGGAGAAGATCGCGGCACGCGCGCCGATCGACGATCCGCGCGTCTTCTTCGTCAACTCGGGATCGGAAGCCGTCGAGACGGCCTTCCTCCTCACCAGTTGTGCGCAGTCCTCGAACCAGGTGATCGCGCTGCGGGGTAGCTACCACGGTCGGTCGTTCGGCACCGTCGCGGCGACCGGGATCCGAGGATGGTCGGCCACGTCGCTCAGTCCGTTGCAGGTGACGTACGCGCACAGCGGGTACAAGTATCGGAGCCCGTTCGGGCATCTGGACGACGACGCCTACACCGCCGCGTGCGCCGACGAACTCCGCACGATGATCGAGACGTCCACCTCGGGGAACGTGGCCTGTTTCATTGCCGAACCGGTGCAGGGGGCAGGCGGTTTCGCGACTCCCCCGGACGGGTTCTTCCTGGCGATGCAAGAGGTGTTGCGAGAGTACGAGATTCCGTTCGTCTCCGACGAGGTGCAGTCGGGTTGGGGACGGACCGGCAGGTCCTGGTTCGGAATCGAGCACTACGGCGTCCGCCCTCAGGCGATCACGTTCGCGAAGGGGTTGGCGAACGGCATGAGCATCGGCGGAGTCGTTGCCGAGGAGTCACTGATGAACTCGCTGACCGCGAACTCGATCTCCACGGCCGGCGGCAATCCGATGGCGATGGCTGCCGGGAACGCGGTACTGGACTACATCGAAGACCACGACCTGCAGTCCAACGCGGACCGCGTCGGCGCGCTGCTCTCCGACGGTCTGCGGGCTATCGGCGCGCGGTGCCCACTGGTCGGTGAGGTCCGCGGCGTCGGGTTGATGATCGGGGTCGAGCTCGTGCTGCCCGGCACCAAGACGCCCGCGGTGCCGGCAACCACGGCCGTCCTGGCCGAGGCACGGGCCGCGGGCCTCCTCATCGGGCGGGGCGGATTGCACGGCAACGTCCTTCGCGTGACGCCGCCGATGACGGTCACCACCGAGGAGGCCGCCGAGGCGCTCGCGACACTGGAGACCGTCCTGATGAAGGTGTCGGCCGCGGTCGACGCGTGA